A stretch of DNA from Lycium ferocissimum isolate CSIRO_LF1 chromosome 4, AGI_CSIRO_Lferr_CH_V1, whole genome shotgun sequence:
aaaggggtagcgaacattgtattacgctcaaaggccgaaattaaggtatgtgaggctaactatctacgttagggaatgttcgtgattctccctacgcctcattcttcatacttgtcatcGGTAATTTGACTCGAGAATACgctttagccctagtttcatgatatattgtagaactgttatcttctagggtgTCAGTTacagaattcgttcatggttgacaatttgaatatcatgaactcaacacgtaatctttatagacttatgtattgttaccacatgagtctcGATCTAGAAATTGGTATGCTCGAAACAGTCGGTGTTTTCGAGTTCGGTCAATGTATTTCAGATTCGGCATTgttcattgttattatggtctcaccttattaattaaccataattaaacatatgtgattttgcccaAGGGCACAAAGCAAGGTCTTATGTATTCGTATACATGGTCGAGGCCATTGAGGGACGCACCACTAGGCCGAGGCCATAAcgtgcatttattattgggtcgaggccccacatatacaaacacgaATATCTGAGATGATTCGAGATACGTGAGCAAGGtagtattcatatctctacttccttgctaTTACGATTCTGATTATAGTTATCGgtttcggtttcggtattttattgcttcgattgctttacataccgatGCAATTCAAATGTGCGATGTCCCTTTTATTGTTTGGGGGCACTGCATCGCGATGCGAGTAACGATATACGGAGTTAACGACTCGGCTCTTTAGAGTGCACGTATCGGCCTAACGATGAGCCCAAATTCCTTCGGGGCGTAGTCGGTATCTAGTTATTTCGGTTATAAGACAAATTTCTATTATTCgcattcttagaggcttcatagacacgaTTCGACcagatatttattatgttagccttgttggcagcTTGTTCGATTGTTTTTGTTTAAGCCATGTTTttacgttcggatatttcgattgtctaagtatttccgcgGATGATTTCGGTCGGACCTTTAGTATATCACCATGTGTTTAGTTGTTTCCTCATTCAGTTATGTTTTTTATGTCatatgttgattcagccagccagtgGTTCGCTccgtcacatgcagtcaggcaccgagtgccgtgttacgtccaggcccaggttcggggcgtgacactttagttcaataaaaaagaaaatttaacatgaatagtaatgtaactatgACTTGGTAGAAGTTAGAACATAAATAAAAGTTGGTAGAAGTTAATGGGGTTgggtaaatggttggtgggagtaattgttaaaacgatatctaccaacttatgagtctttttttacaTAATacaaacttatgggtcaagttttacattttaaaatttttaaatcatgatttgaaatcccaaatcatgcctttttggatgatttgggatttcatctcatgacatgaaattgtatgtccaaacgctgatttcatctcatgacatgaaatcgcatgtccaaacgcctacttactATTTACCGAGACTCTTTTCAACCAAGGAAGGATTTGATTGCTCACATCAATAATACAAAGGCTTAATAATAGATAGCTCCTTAAACTTGTTAGCTTATTTCATGTAGACACTCAAACTAAGCCTTGCTCCAATTGAACTCTCCAACTCCTAATACAGTGTTTCCATTAGACACTTTctgttcaaattttgaattttttctttgaGTGTGTTTTCATTCGTCTATTAATTAGTTGAGTTAGtcacataaaatatatcatcTCCTTTAATTACACGCATTCGccttaataagccataaaaccCCAAACATTTCTACTTGAGATTGATGAGTATAATTAAAAGAGATGACATATTTTATCTGATTAGCTTAACTACCTAATAGATGAATTAAAAAacatgtaattttttttctaaaatttgaaCTTAAAATGTCTAATTGAAACATTTTATTAGGAGTTGAGGTGTTTAATTGAAATAAGACTTAGTTAAAGTATCTAAATGGAATGTTCTAATAAATTTAAAGGGTTGGTTATGCGTTAACCCTaatacaaacaaaaacaaaagtaaaCTATTATATGGTCCAAGTCTTCATTACTCAAAGAGACAAACCAAAAGATCTCAAGAATAAGCTATCGTGAATAACGTGAGGTTGATGAATCTTATTAATTGACTTAACTTGCACATCAACCATCATTCATCATTCATCATTCAGCATTCATCATTCATCATTCATCATTCGTCATTTGACAGAATACAAATTGGTCCAAAATAGACAGTGGGACATGGGCGAATAGGAATGGCACAACAGAAAGCTGATGTAGATACCATGCCACCAGTTGGGACATCCGATAAAACAAGAAGCCGTAAAAAGAAAGCCAGCCATTGAACAAACTCCATATCACAAAATCACAACGGATGAGCTTATTACACGAACTTGGACCGCAACCCCTTGTTGCTGCAACTTTCTTTTCTGCTTTTTACAATGACCTATGACCTTGGGTGCCATATGATTGGTGAACAAATTATTTCGGAATTATAATATTGAAATTGTAATACGGGGATTAAATAATTATCAAATTATTTAGTGAATGCATTTttattactccttccgtcccataataagtatcACCTTAACCAAAAAACACATCTTAAGAAACTAATAATGCAATgcgaagtttactaaattattcctatattataataataataataataataataaattattttttcctcttgatgAGAGCAAGCACAAGTTGTAATCTTTTGacatcatttttttgcacggattgcccttcgtttgggtggtctttaaattttgccactcaaatttgtggtctttaaattttgccttcaTATTGTATGTCTTTAAATTTTCGCTTTCTttggaaagatgagcgaatacatgaaattcggttcgaaccccgctcaagcataaaataaaaaataatttcgcaagcgCAGGTAGGGGAGTGTATGCGGATCCAaagatacaatctttaagaaaaagttaaagttatgcggatccgcataactaaaagtccttTCCTCAAGGCAAAATGTTTTCTtgaggcacacttttagttaaacataactaaaagtacgcatTGAGGggatataaaatttaaactttgccttataaggcaaactttttttgaaagttattttattccatccaaaaaacttgTATACGCAAGACAAAGTCAAGCCGACTGACCTTCAATCGTACATGGTAAAATTCCTACTCACTAacttgtataagtcaaactaggaacaactattacattaaaaaaacaacGGCCAGCTTTTAATCAACTACACTTAGCTAGGGATAGCATTCATAGCGACGAGCTCTCTTGCCATTTGAAGTTGTTCTGCCTTGatgtgaatatgttgtgcaATCTCTCTGCAGAGTCATCGGGGGAAGAAACCGAGTATTTTGAAATGCCGAGTAGgttcctttctctccaaaccaatgccactagcataccaaaaatgcgGCAAGTAATGGAGCGATGGCACGATTTGTGTCCCCAAGAACGCGAGATCCATGTGATTTCATCTTGCCCGACCCACTATTCTTCTAGTGTACCCCggccataccaacaatcatgcaCCACAATCCTtttgtgatggagcattcaaaataaagatgggaaaatatttcttgGGTACGCCTACGtaagatgggaaaatatttcGAAGTTCATCAACGATTCTAATCTACCTTGTATTgccaaagtgtgaatttgtatcgggatggacatttggttgtagcataatacttttccatgtaactttggtatatatgcttgaaaaaatacatatatatcttcaCAAGTGCAAAGTTTGCGTAaacataagtatgcccccatcgcataagtttggtaaatcctaATAAGTTTAtgcgatgggggcatacttttaatgggcaaacttttatgcgatCCGATAAActtatgaaggaattatcaaagttatgcgaaACCGCATACGCATGTCAAATACGcgccataaggcataagtatgcggtcggCATAACTTTGCTAATTCTTCACAATCTTAgatgggggcatagcgaaatttaaactttgccttgcgaattttttttaaaaattttatttgtgTGGGGTTCGAACTAAAACCTATgatttagcgaagggcaaaatttaaagatttcaaatatgaagggcaaaatttaaagaccaccccaaaagaagggcaattctgcgaattgcccttttGACATTAGTAATctaacaataccaagttactatgtggcttttccaatcatcatttagatgttactttaacttgtcattttttgtctaaggatagagttgaaaaaaactagctaatttatgtcttggtttcaTAAGGcaacacttattatgggacaatttttttttgctaaggtgACACATATTATGAGATAGAGGAAGTAATAGATATTTACGTTATTGCACTAAAAACGAGATATAACATAGAATATGTAATTTAGTTTAAATTagataaattcaaataaatgttTATTCTCTATTTTAATATTGACTTTTTTAGGAGACTATGGGTGAAAAGCTTTGGAGAAGGACAAATATGACATTTTGTTGTTTTATCACAAGATTAGTAATTTCGGGGTTGTTATTCGACATAGAGTGTGTGATAAGAATAATAtcacaatttttatataatcaatCCCGAAATTACTAATTTCTGATTAAAAAATCAATCAAATGTGTGATAAAGTGATCTCACATTTATTCCTTAAATTGTACCCTTTATTCCACCGATCAAATGATCCTTTAATTACATGTTGACAACATAATATGCTGAACAGGTCagacctttaattaaaatctttTAATGAATTATTTTACAAATTCAAGGGACCATCACTATATTCGATCCCGAGAAATTAGCTTCAAGAGAATACACAGTATTTTCTGTCAccaaatattttccataagcCAAATGCTcgcttttgaaaaataaagtattttgTTTTCTGACACAATtgctttatttccttttctaaataagttttatttttctttattaatgaaaataaaacgaaacaataaaaatacaaaataaattcTCTGACAATAATCTCTAAAAATAAATTCCATAACCAAATCCAGACCACTAAAAAAGTAGAACAAAGCAAAATCATAATGAAACGAAAACACAACAAATTTAGCCAAGATATCATCCAATCGTCGATTTAAACTGCCAACGCTTTCCTCCTACTTTTAGGCTAATTTTTCACCTGATACAATTAGAGGAACTACAAGAAAcctaatgaaaatgaattgaaccatttttttttccggagGACCTGAAAATTTTCCTGGCATTTGTTTGAAGTTGTTAACTGAGTTTGCAAACTTAGTTTTTGAGTAAACTGTTATTTGagctttttttgttgttgaaaagTTATAATTCTTTTTAACCAAACATACCCCTTTGTGAAATAAGGGGTATGTGTAATATTAAAAACTACTCCTAAGAATTAAGAGAGGTATGTGTTATAAGATGAAATCTCTTGGAGGTTCCTATGTACTATTTGAAATTGAGTGACTTTTTGTTCTTCATTAAACTTTGGTCTAATTTTGTCTCTCAGTTAGAAAAAAATTCATCAACAGCCCTTCGCTCTTAACGAGACTCTAAGCTAAGGGTAATATTAAATTGTATAATACAAATTGAGGGGTAAATTGATCATCTTTTTCTGAAGAATTTGGACACATGAATATATTTGATTGAAAATCTTGGACACAAACCTAGGCTTTCCTcttcttttatattatatagCCTGCAATATCCTCCACATTCACGCTCATCTCCCTTGTGGCATAGCAAAAAATTGAAACTATGAATAGTGTTACTGGACGGGAAGAAATTCACATCTGGGAACTGCACAAAAAGTTACCTGCTTTTAGGGGTTTTAATTGTGAGCGGGTCGTTTAACGGGTCGGGGGTTATTCGGGGCCGGACGGGTCTTATTTAATTTGGGTTGGGTCTTTCATTTTTGAGCCTCCACGTGTCCAGCCGGTTAAGTTAGGGGTATATATGAATCTTTGGGCTAATAAAGATGTAAAGAAAAGTACGGCTATTATAACGATATGCCCAATAAAAATTGATAAAACGCTAACGCCTAACTTTTTCCTTGAAAgatgtaatcatatatataacattaattaatttccaaaatttcaaaaattaaaattgataaattcTTATCTAAAATCAACAATGTCTCAAGATAGATCGAATGAATTAGttatattatcaattgaaaaggAAATGTTAGAACAAATCGATTATAAAAcagtaattaattaatttgcatctaaaaaaagttagaaaaatagactttaaataaaaatatatatgatgatttttccttttcaaaaaaaaaacaactcaccccccaccctcatcccacaacACCCACCGAATATGACCTCTCTATAAAATTTGGCTTTAGGCCCCACCTGTACTCACCAACTACCCCCActctcatcccacaaccactGCGTCACACACCACCCCTACCCACTACCTTTCTTTACGttgattaatatatataaattaatttctaattaagagttaaaggcatttttagtaaacttacaagttattatacaatacaatatagcaaaccaaacaatacaaatgttattaaccacaacaaacgatctgaatctatccaaacattgtgttcattaatacgATTATGTCAACTCATATAGCCAAAAAGTATAACAGGGGCTTGAACAATAActcaaagtagaggggtatctgatccttttccccttttttaacataataaattttttaattagtaaagatgattatgaagtaCATAATTCGAAGATAGTTTAACTAAGAAAAATGATATTGTTACTATGGTAATAAGGACGCCAAGAGATATGCATATGGTAAGATGTTTCAATTTTAGTAGTAAATAATGTGAAGTATCCTctgaattttcttttgatttcacTAAGTGGATTTTCCTTACTAAACACGCTGATTTGGTTCTACTTTTCCCTTATATAAATATTGCACCCCTCTCCATTAGGCAAAGTTGGCATTCTGGTTTTCTCACTTCCTGCTTAATTGCTAATCTTCAACTGGTAAGTAACTCATCAATGcaaatttgttttcttctttctagTGTAGATTTTCTTTCATAGTTATAAGTAGTGAAATTGCTCGAATGCCTTAAGCGCACTCAGGTACGTCATGTGTGGAATGATCTTAAGTTTTTCTTGCATTAGATTACCATGCCTATAGTATTAAATTAAACCTAAGTTAGTAGACTATGTTCCATAATATTAATCCTTCATGAGTTAAATGATAGATCTCACATAGGATCCTTGGAATTTGCTTGAATTTGCATTTTTCATACCTTGGCTGTAGGTCATTGTCAATGGTCAATATTCATAAGTCTAGAACCCAACCTGCTTCTCTGTGTGATAAATCATCATATAGAgatcatgtatatatgtatatatgatcttataaattttaaaatgggCCAAACtccgctagttttcatcttgAATAGATAAAGACCTCCAATGTTTTGTTAAAATTTGTTTGTTTGTCTTCCTGACATTGTTGGAATATGGATACAATTAGAAGTTTTTGTTGAATCTAAATCATTTAGAAGTCATGCCTATAGAGTATATAGACTACCAATAAAGAAACTGGCTCCCTTTATTAACTTAGTCATCTAGAAACCATGCACATATGAATTAATCACGCTCGCCCTACCAATCTGTTTCTCTTTATGTTGGATTGAGGTCATGTTATATAGTTAAGTAATCCATCGTCACAAGCATCGGAATGCTAGTCTTAAAATCCAGTACATATGCATTACCAAGTCATTTATTCTTCCATCTCGTTAGTAATCATACTTATAGAAGTTGTAAATTATGCAGCCCTAACATGTAGAAATCCCGCCATAGAAATTCGTCTACTTGTATCTGACCTTGCTGATGTGTTAGTACATCTCAATCCCTGTTCCAGTAGAAAGCATGTCGGTTAATCTACATGCTTAAAACCATGGAAGTGGTTATTCTTCTTCATAAGTTTGCCTTAGTAAGAgtttcaaaataaattcataCCAATGGCTTAACTAGTTAGACATCCTCAACTCTTGTCTGTTTAAACTAGCGTGTagattttgtgtatatatttttgtgttCAACAGGGTCTGAACCCGAGTGCCAGGGTGTTGAAGAGGCGCTTGGGCTTGGGCTCGAATAGAATAGTGCGGGGCTGTTTAGGAGCCACATTTGTGGACCTCTAGAAGTGCTTAACACCTTCGTTTGATTTTTGACTGTTTTAGCATAGGCAATCTAATACCAGAAAGTTGTTTGTGTAGGGTGTGGAAGCTTTCTTCAACAATGGATCCTAATATGATTCGCCCGCGGAAATGCAAGCCTtgtccaccaccaccaccaccacctccatCACCTAAAAGAGAGGCACCGCCAccgccaccaccaccaccaccacatgGTGAAAACGTTGCACAAGCATGTCAATGTGATTGTTGTAATTTCCGCGGACATCCATCCCCATTTTCGCCAGTagcaccaccaccaccactaccaTCATTGGGGCCATGTCATCCGCCATCGCACGTCAGAAACTACTGGAATGATGACTTGGACCGATTCTCGAGAATGCGGAGAGTGGAGAGCCTTGAGATGGGCTATAGGATGAATTTGCGTGACCCTTTCAATGACTTTCCTGAGGATCATACTCCACGTCATTGCATGGCAGGACACCAACGTCATAGACCACCACCGATGCTAATGGGGCACCACCACAGACAACCGCCACTAATGTTGGGGCACCACCGTGGACAACCACCACTGCTGTTGGGGCAGCACCCCGAACCACCAACATCCTATTGTCCTCCACAGGGTGATTATGCATACCAACATGGCTACTCCGGCTATGAGAATCCAAATGGTTGCACTAGTATGTGATGTCCTCAAGTCAAAATTTGCTTGTTTTTTCGCTCTATATATACGTTTTCTAATATTAACCTGTTGTTGCCTTAATATACTTTTCACTTGACGTATGATTAATTTCAACTTTTCTTTGATGAGCTGCTAAAGAAAAATACTATATTTAtgtcatgaaatgcttaacgaaCTAAAACTGGGATGACATGGTTTCTTTTCCAGCTGCTGGAATTCAATATCATCTGATTTTCGATCACTCATCAATGTTCTGCATCATTTGTTGATACAAATACCTACCTGCAAATCATTTCACAAGTCCTTTCACTTGTCTTGCGTGAACATGAGATTTCAAAATTcttgcacccaagggtgtggcctaagGTAGTGAAGTGTATAAAAGCCATGGGAGATCATGGTTTAAATTTCAATAGCCACACAAACAAAGGGCAGAGTTACCCAATATCTACACCGGTAGGACAAAACAAGGACTCCGTAGATTTGTCAATGTATGCGCGAGCTAATTAGGATGCTATCgtttgtaaaaagaaaaatgaaagtttgaaaTTCTTTTTTGCTTGAATATTTAGCACTTAGTGCAAGAGCTCgtgaaaatttggaaagaaTTTGCACAACTCCAAAAATTGTAATGTCAAAACTTCCAACCTTCTTCAAAGtagcatgtcatatatatgAGCTGTCGACAGGTCATGCTATATACTAACCAAACCACCTTACCTGAAAATCCAAAGTCCTGAGTCACCCGATAACTTACAggcttaaatttttttgaaaataccAAGCGActatgatgatataaatgctGCATATATCTCTTTACAAAGATACAGCCTATTTCATGTCAACTACTACATTGTGATTTCACTAAACAACAACCTTATTAATACAATGAATTAAATAAAACCAATGAAAAGTTGttcaaaaagaacaaaaaaaaaaagataatataaCATAGGACTTTTGATGAAAGCTTTTCAGATTGTATCTTCATATACTGAACAAAAACTGCCTAAACTTCCTCATTCAAGAGATGGAGCAAGGCATTCGTCTACCATGTCGACAAGGTTAGGGTTTTCCAATGCTGCGGCTACCCGTTCTTTATCATTCAACTGCTTATTTACTGCAAGCAGAAAATAATTGATCAGTTGCTGGATATGAAGCAATCACAATCTACTCTTTAAAAGGCTCTCTTGTGTTAATGCTTTATGATCAACAAGAAGCAGCTTGtaaggtttttcttttttccttctctaTTCTTTTGGGATATGTTATAACTTAAATTAACTAAAAGGGTCAACACCATATCTGGAAAAAGGGGATGTTTTCAGTTCCTAGCATCTACTCAGCCGCCATTGGGCTAAGGGGGAAAAACCATAATCAGTTGTATGCCATGTGGTATGTTAAAAGAgcaaaaaagatataaagttcATGAGCTTTGCTCGAAAAAGGAAGATGCCCTTAGATATCGGATGTTGTATGACTAAATACCTGCAGCTTCCGTAGCATGAGTCCCAGGTGCTACTCTAATATCCACCTGGCAAGACAACAAGGACATGTTATTAAAAACAAGCGAACCGAGAACATTGattaacatttccaacaatttgAAATCACAGATAATAGTCGttgggcagcccggtgcactaagctctcgctatgcgcggggtccggggaagaACCGGACCACAAGGGTTGTACGCAGTCTTACCCTACATTTatgcaagaggctgtttccatgGCTCTaacccgtgacctcctggtcacatggcaaCAATTTTACCAGTTACACCGAGGCTCCGCTTCAAATCACAGATAGCTATCAACTATTAAATTCGATTATAAAATTTTGTGTAATATTCTACCAAAATATGAATCCCGATAGAAGCATTGCATGTTGTAGTTTAAAAATGCAATTAGAAAGTTGAAATAACAGAGAGACTGGTTACAGGTCTGATATAGGTTATCCATATCATGCAGGAACACCCCAAAAGTAgttaaaatcacaaaaaaaatcaaaaatcaaagtCCAAAGAAAAACTTTTAAGGTTGAAGTTGTTGACAGTTCTAAGAAAAACACACACATAGCAGCATGTGACATCAAAGCTTGATCCAGCTTAACAGGTATGAACGTCTTCTCCAGTACTCTGTGATTATGGGAATTGTTgacttccataatatcataatagcaTATCAATTATAGCACAAAATTCTATCAACTGTTATATGTTTCTTACAGGGAAAGATGTGCAACACACATACGTTCATTGAATTGAAATAGAAGGGTGATACAGCATACCTTATAATGTGAAGGTAAACATCGCATAAGTTTCACACGCAAGCAT
This window harbors:
- the LOC132054721 gene encoding leucine-rich repeat extensin-like protein 3, which codes for MDPNMIRPRKCKPCPPPPPPPPSPKREAPPPPPPPPPHGENVAQACQCDCCNFRGHPSPFSPVAPPPPLPSLGPCHPPSHVRNYWNDDLDRFSRMRRVESLEMGYRMNLRDPFNDFPEDHTPRHCMAGHQRHRPPPMLMGHHHRQPPLMLGHHRGQPPLLLGQHPEPPTSYCPPQGDYAYQHGYSGYENPNGCTSM